A genomic segment from Spinacia oleracea cultivar Varoflay chromosome 3, BTI_SOV_V1, whole genome shotgun sequence encodes:
- the LOC110799144 gene encoding cinnamoyl-CoA reductase 1 gives MLNIPCTFYGVRLLANPSTKKPPTLHFFSFYQSSIQKMPPPAAVAVAVTGGTENHHQPPNSLSSMILKKQKTVCVMDASGLLGFELVKTLLQRGYFVHASLQSDSRFQGELQNMKVQGNGDNNKNLKIFRADLLDYHSILDTLTDCSALFYTFEPPLEHPVYDENMAEIEVRAAHNVLEACAQTPTVEKVIFTSSATAVVWPETHNPASSSSSSSCNVDEKSWSDINLCKKFKLWHALSKTLAEKTAWALAMDRGVSMVSVNGGLLLDNNLRNTSAADNTKHNIPSHLPPYLKGAAEMYERGVLVAVDLRFLVDALFSVYEEVSSYGRYLCFNHVINCQKDAVKLASMFMSSPQSLEDTRVFPQQISNKKLNKLMINFDGQFQQHQ, from the exons ATGCTAAACATTCCTTGTACTTTCTATGGTGTTAGGCTGTTAGCTAATCCATCAACCAAAAAACCTCCAactcttcattttttttccttttaccAATCAAGCATTCAAAAGATGCCACCACCAGCAGCGGTGGCTGTGGCCGTGACCGGTGGAACGGAGAATCATCATCAGCCGCCGAATTCACTATCATcaatgattttgaagaaacaaAAGACAGTTTGTGTAATGGATGCTTCAGGTTTACTTGGGTTTGAACTTGTTAAAACTCTCTTGCAAAGAGGCTACTTTGTTCATGCTTCTCTCCAATCCGATTCCCGTTTTCAAG GAGAGTTGCAGAACATGAAAGTGCAGGGTAACGGCGACAACAACAAAAACCTGAAGATCTTCCGTGCTGATCTATTGGATTATCACAGTATCCTCGACACTCTTACCGACTGCTCTGCCTTGTTCTACACATTCGAGCCCCCACTCGAGCATCCTGTTTACGAT GAAAATATGGCAGAAATAGAAGTGAGAGCAGCACATAATGTGTTGGAAGCATGTGCACAGACGCCCACCGTGGAGAAGGTCATCTTTACTTCTTCTGCCACAGCAGTTGTCTGGCCAGAAACTCATAATcctgcatcatcatcatcgtcatcatcctGTAATGTCGACGAAAAGAGCTGGAGCGACATCAACCTCTGTAAGAAATTCAAG TTATGGCATGCATTGTCAAAAACACTAGCAGAGAAAACAGCATGGGCACTTGCCATGGACAGAGGGGTGAGCATGGTGTCAGTTAACGGAGGACTGCTGTTAGATAACAACCTACGAAATACGTCTGCTGCAGACAATACTAAGCACAATATTCCCAGTCATCTTCCTCCATACCTAAAAGGCGCAGCTGAGATGTATGAACGCGGAGTTCTTGTGGCTGTAGATCTCAGGTTTCTGGTAGATGCCCTGTTTTCCGTTTATGAAGAAGTCTCGTCATACGGGCGTTATCTGTGCTTCAACCATGTCATCAACTGTCAGAAAGACGCTGTTAAGCTCGCCTCCATGTTCATGTCTTCTCCTCAAAG CTTGGAGGATACAAGAGTATTCCCACAACAGATTAGCAACAAGAAACTCAACAAGTTGATGATCAATTTTGATGGTCAATTCCAGCAACATCAGTAA